The following coding sequences are from one Halobacteriovorax sp. JY17 window:
- a CDS encoding HAD-IA family hydrolase — MPNIEEFKGHIVFDCDGTLISSQEGIIKGIQQLMSEVLKREVPRSEVVEKYTADMYDLALRFGLNISDETIRDALFKRWIEISNQDQLKYVLFDSMRELLIKLGESGYRLYVWTARDRMSTMAILKSLDVAKFFYEFRCLDDTIPKPHPKGLEEMLENVDKSKVIMIGDSITDIQGAKSFGCQSIAALWCTHVNEEYLDEVGPSFKAKTPIDCLEIIEREII, encoded by the coding sequence ATGCCTAATATTGAGGAATTTAAGGGTCATATAGTTTTTGACTGCGATGGCACACTTATTTCTAGTCAAGAGGGGATAATCAAAGGCATTCAGCAGCTAATGTCAGAAGTTTTAAAGCGAGAAGTGCCGAGATCTGAAGTGGTTGAAAAATATACGGCTGATATGTATGACTTGGCCCTACGCTTTGGACTAAATATCTCAGATGAAACAATTAGAGATGCCTTATTTAAGAGATGGATTGAGATTTCAAATCAAGATCAGCTTAAATATGTCTTATTTGATAGTATGAGAGAGCTTCTGATTAAGCTTGGTGAGTCAGGCTATAGGCTCTATGTTTGGACTGCCCGTGACAGAATGAGTACAATGGCCATCTTGAAATCTCTTGATGTGGCTAAATTCTTTTACGAATTTAGATGCCTAGACGACACCATTCCTAAACCTCATCCTAAAGGACTAGAGGAAATGCTAGAGAATGTAGATAAGAGTAAAGTCATTATGATTGGGGATAGTATAACTGATATCCAAGGTGCGAAATCCTTTGGGTGTCAGTCAATCGCAGCACTTTGGTGTACTCATGTGAATGAAGAGTATTTGGATGAAGTTGGTCCAAGTTTTAAGGCGAAGACTCCAATTGATTGTTTAGAAATAATTGAAAGAGAAATAATATAG
- a CDS encoding tRNA-dihydrouridine synthase: MNITQVTPFSKGLQEKIDLLSKRREAIQLGSVSFASPLLLAPMSNICAFPFRLLMEELGCGGTVSELISCHGINYGNEKTIRMLSIHPEEKHVGIQLFGEDAESMAKAAKVALESRPKFIDINMGCPVRKVVTKGSGSALLKDTSKLGNFFGTIKKAIDIPLTIKIRTGWDDDMINAKEVIHIAREEGVEFVAIHGRTRTQQYKGQANWELLEEIASESPLPIIGNGDLHSASLVKKRMAKSECDAFMLARGPLRDPFIFLESYIKDNEEITFTPSDYWEITKRLFEYNQMYTDRERTLLVIMRKHMVWFAAGLSNAANFRNMIFKCPELDDSMKIAEDYFLSLETARKQINPDEAFMTSGHG, from the coding sequence ATGAATATTACACAAGTTACACCATTTTCAAAAGGTCTGCAGGAAAAAATCGATCTTCTCTCTAAAAGACGTGAAGCAATACAACTTGGCAGCGTGTCATTCGCTTCACCTTTACTCCTAGCTCCTATGTCAAATATCTGCGCCTTTCCATTTAGACTACTAATGGAAGAGCTAGGTTGTGGTGGAACTGTTAGTGAGCTCATTTCTTGTCACGGCATTAATTATGGTAATGAAAAAACCATCAGAATGCTGAGCATTCACCCAGAAGAAAAGCATGTCGGAATTCAACTCTTTGGTGAGGATGCCGAGAGTATGGCAAAGGCCGCGAAGGTTGCTCTTGAGAGCCGTCCAAAATTCATCGATATCAATATGGGTTGTCCTGTAAGAAAGGTTGTGACTAAAGGTAGTGGCTCTGCTCTTTTAAAAGACACAAGCAAGCTTGGAAACTTCTTTGGAACAATAAAAAAAGCGATAGATATTCCTCTCACTATTAAAATTAGAACTGGCTGGGACGATGATATGATCAACGCCAAAGAGGTCATTCATATAGCGAGAGAAGAAGGTGTTGAGTTTGTGGCCATTCATGGGCGAACCAGGACTCAACAATATAAAGGTCAGGCCAACTGGGAACTTCTAGAAGAGATTGCTTCCGAGAGCCCTCTTCCTATTATTGGAAACGGCGATCTTCATAGCGCAAGCCTTGTAAAAAAGAGAATGGCAAAATCTGAATGCGACGCCTTTATGCTAGCGAGAGGGCCACTGCGAGATCCATTTATTTTCTTAGAAAGCTACATCAAAGATAACGAAGAGATTACTTTTACCCCTAGTGATTACTGGGAAATCACAAAGAGACTCTTTGAATATAATCAAATGTATACTGATAGAGAAAGGACTCTTCTCGTTATTATGAGAAAGCATATGGTCTGGTTTGCTGCAGGTTTGAGTAATGCAGCCAATTTTAGAAATATGATTTTCAAATGCCCTGAACTTGATGACTCTATGAAAATTGCAGAGGACTACTTTCTCTCACTAGAGACAGCGAGAAAGCAGATAAACCCCGACGAAGCATTTATGACATCGGGGCATGGATAA
- a CDS encoding c-type cytochrome codes for MNKTFLMIGVVLFSMSSFAGDIAKGKKAFKKVNCALCHNADAMGKAKNGKVALLKGPQIAGLDEAYIVEQVTAIQNKKRKTKNTSMMMAKVKKLTPAEIKDIAAYVHSLSKTRFVGMLQKK; via the coding sequence ATGAATAAGACATTTTTAATGATTGGCGTAGTGCTTTTTTCAATGAGCTCTTTTGCAGGTGACATTGCTAAAGGTAAGAAAGCGTTTAAAAAAGTAAACTGTGCTCTTTGCCATAATGCAGATGCGATGGGGAAAGCGAAGAACGGAAAAGTTGCTCTACTTAAAGGACCACAGATTGCTGGTCTAGATGAAGCTTATATTGTCGAGCAGGTAACAGCTATTCAGAATAAGAAGAGAAAAACTAAGAATACTTCAATGATGATGGCAAAAGTTAAGAAATTAACTCCAGCTGAAATTAAAGATATTGCAGCCTATGTTCACTCACTATCTAAGACTAGATTTGTAGGTATGTTACAAAAGAAATAA
- a CDS encoding endonuclease/exonuclease/phosphatase family protein, which produces MKKKEFSICSFNVENLFLPPYSKEESYALYKYEKSKDKVERLAKAIRDIDSDIIFLCEVGGEDSLQNFVEVHLENEYLYSLMPGNSERGIELAYLIKKGTDYTFKHLTHKRRPLNFNYPHEEKENYYQMSMGKKRVYPSHLPSRDIAELRIFKGDSEKPSLILLGVHLKSQLDKEGIDFGGRLRRKAEFKQLIETYKVLNKRYHQKVPIILLGDFNGKACRDETDSEFTNLYETTDLEDVLEVINEPKEARVSIHIFDKQGNDLGHQLDYIFLPKMLHSKVDPKRSGLYNYKNEEGAPFPRPTSLYERYQLPSDHFPIVCTLKDFLT; this is translated from the coding sequence TTGAAGAAGAAAGAATTTTCCATATGTTCATTTAACGTAGAAAACCTCTTCCTTCCTCCTTATAGTAAAGAAGAGTCTTACGCTCTCTACAAGTATGAAAAATCAAAAGATAAAGTTGAAAGGCTTGCCAAGGCGATTAGAGATATCGATAGTGATATTATTTTTCTCTGCGAAGTTGGTGGAGAGGACTCACTTCAGAACTTTGTTGAAGTTCATCTAGAAAATGAATACCTCTACTCACTCATGCCAGGCAATTCAGAGCGTGGAATTGAGCTTGCGTACTTAATAAAGAAAGGTACGGATTATACTTTTAAACATCTCACTCATAAGAGACGACCTTTAAACTTTAACTACCCTCATGAAGAAAAAGAAAACTACTATCAAATGAGTATGGGAAAAAAGAGAGTCTACCCTTCACATCTCCCTTCAAGAGATATTGCCGAGCTTCGAATTTTTAAAGGTGACAGTGAAAAGCCATCTCTCATTCTTCTCGGTGTTCACTTAAAGAGTCAGCTCGATAAAGAGGGAATTGACTTTGGAGGAAGACTTAGAAGAAAGGCAGAGTTCAAACAATTAATTGAAACTTATAAAGTTTTAAATAAGCGCTACCATCAAAAAGTTCCAATCATTCTTCTGGGAGACTTTAATGGGAAGGCCTGTAGAGATGAGACTGATTCTGAATTTACAAACCTCTATGAGACAACAGATTTAGAAGATGTTCTAGAAGTCATCAATGAGCCTAAAGAAGCGAGAGTCAGCATCCACATTTTCGATAAGCAGGGAAATGACCTTGGTCACCAACTCGATTATATTTTTCTTCCAAAGATGCTCCACTCTAAGGTAGACCCAAAACGCAGTGGCCTCTATAATTATAAGAACGAGGAGGGTGCCCCTTTTCCTCGCCCAACATCTCTGTACGAGAGATACCAACTCCCTTCCGATCACTTCCCTATTGTCTGTACTTTAAAAGATTTCTTAACGTAG
- a CDS encoding S8 family serine peptidase — MNSYSATAAILDNGVDHTHSELEENIYRNLDERLNGYDDDQNGYIDDILGWNFVTMTNSTFDFSREIYLTTDIERYYHLRAKNSLGTITEEETREYNKLKKDSDLSDRRKDFVSWMHGTHVAGIAANSEDLPQEINSSDIKIFSVTYLGDAKSGPAKAPEFEALNTNSTFAGQRHLENYWKSFLKWQLNKFQLGVDYAASKASVVNGSFGQSFEGIQERMENYYKDQFGKEMNSKESFARTTTFMKELIEKSTRILSKHPNTLFVFSAGNKKNNSDEYIHFPSAIRLENSLSIGASFDFKEMAYFSNFGKKTVDLFAPGMAIRSTIPRQGYLATNGTSQASPYVVNIAIKALAQAERLGIKLKIYQLKNILLQTVIKKSELTDLSVSGGIIFPERVYQTVRNLRRFNLTNSIQYAIRKYPTKSVTVEKLNDNGLFLELPEN; from the coding sequence ATGAATTCGTACAGCGCAACTGCCGCAATTTTAGACAACGGAGTTGATCACACTCATAGTGAGCTTGAGGAAAATATCTATAGAAATTTAGATGAGAGACTTAACGGTTACGACGACGATCAAAATGGCTACATAGACGATATTCTAGGTTGGAACTTTGTCACTATGACAAATTCTACTTTTGATTTCTCTAGAGAGATCTACTTAACAACTGATATCGAAAGATACTATCACCTAAGAGCGAAGAACTCCCTTGGAACAATTACAGAAGAAGAAACAAGAGAATATAATAAATTAAAGAAAGACTCTGATCTCTCGGATAGAAGAAAGGATTTTGTTTCTTGGATGCACGGAACCCATGTGGCAGGAATAGCCGCCAATAGCGAAGATCTTCCACAGGAAATTAACTCTAGTGATATAAAAATCTTCTCTGTCACCTATCTAGGTGACGCGAAGTCTGGTCCAGCGAAAGCTCCAGAGTTTGAGGCCTTAAATACTAATAGTACATTTGCTGGGCAAAGACATCTTGAAAATTATTGGAAGAGTTTTCTTAAGTGGCAACTTAATAAATTTCAGCTTGGAGTAGATTACGCAGCATCAAAGGCCTCTGTCGTAAATGGATCATTTGGTCAAAGCTTTGAAGGTATTCAAGAGCGTATGGAAAATTATTATAAAGATCAATTTGGAAAAGAGATGAACTCTAAGGAGTCATTTGCAAGAACCACTACCTTTATGAAAGAGCTCATAGAGAAGTCTACACGAATTTTAAGTAAGCACCCTAATACACTCTTCGTTTTCTCCGCCGGCAATAAGAAGAATAACTCCGATGAGTATATTCACTTTCCAAGCGCTATTAGACTAGAGAACTCACTCTCAATTGGAGCCTCATTTGATTTTAAAGAAATGGCCTATTTTTCAAACTTTGGAAAGAAGACTGTAGACCTCTTCGCCCCAGGAATGGCCATTAGAAGCACTATTCCAAGACAAGGATACCTTGCAACAAATGGAACCAGTCAGGCTTCGCCATATGTTGTAAATATTGCGATCAAAGCACTAGCTCAAGCAGAGAGACTTGGTATTAAATTAAAAATTTATCAATTAAAAAATATTCTTCTTCAAACAGTCATAAAAAAGAGTGAACTTACTGACCTATCAGTTTCAGGTGGAATTATTTTTCCAGAGAGAGTTTATCAGACAGTAAGAAACCTCAGACGATTTAACCTGACCAATTCCATCCAGTACGCAATCAGAAAGTATCCGACAAAATCAGTAACAGTAGAAAAACTCAATGACAATGGGCTATTTCTAGAGCTTCCTGAAAATTAA
- a CDS encoding DUF523 domain-containing protein, which produces MTKKVIVSACLAGLNCRYDGDNKRREDIVEMVKRGEAIPVCPEQLGGLSTPREPAEAVEEKVLTINGRDVTFEYSRGADEAFLITQMSGATEALLKSKSPMCGVGSVYDGSFTGTMKNDDGIFTKLLKKAGIKVTPVD; this is translated from the coding sequence ATGACTAAAAAAGTAATCGTAAGCGCCTGTCTCGCCGGACTAAATTGTAGATACGACGGAGATAATAAGAGGCGTGAAGACATTGTTGAAATGGTTAAACGCGGAGAAGCTATCCCTGTGTGCCCTGAGCAACTTGGAGGCCTTAGTACCCCCAGAGAGCCTGCTGAAGCTGTAGAAGAGAAGGTACTCACAATCAATGGTAGAGATGTCACTTTTGAGTATAGTAGAGGTGCAGATGAGGCCTTTCTAATTACACAAATGTCAGGAGCAACTGAAGCCCTATTAAAGAGCAAGTCTCCCATGTGTGGTGTGGGCTCCGTCTATGATGGGAGTTTCACAGGTACTATGAAGAATGATGATGGTATTTTTACCAAACTCTTAAAAAAGGCCGGTATAAAAGTCACTCCAGTAGACTAG
- a CDS encoding ATP-binding protein encodes MAVDNLKFKKFISLRRKLMVAILLASSVITLFTTALQYYIEYKRDLAYLNQTLTHIGGSNSTSLSRSLWNLDDLQIQVQLDSILKLRDIVGVAIYDEDGQIYYQNTEAEYKMLDKFSAKFPLFLKENKYSHQLGELVIWATKAHINENLISKLINFFLAQFVKTLMVILAMLYLFRILVTKHLDYIVNFLKKADLNSLNIERLSLKKGSPDIDELDYVKDSINNMLERVERANFETNEKIQRQEREIQLQKSASINSARLASLGEMAANIAHEINNPLTVLSFSGKKILHLLRDDELDRDRLKHFGSMINRTVERMTKTITSLKRLSRDTAGEKFETVVIYDLIERLLDLCQMSLNEKGIDITTEFIGFDFSTEIQCQEVKITQVIINLLNNARDEIKGMDKPWIKLIVVKGDDLISFSVVDCGGGIPGEIQEKMFEPFFTTKDIGEGTGLGLSISSSTAKEHNGRLFIDNSKENTTITLEFPTNL; translated from the coding sequence ATGGCAGTAGATAATCTAAAATTTAAAAAATTTATCTCTCTTAGGCGAAAGCTTATGGTTGCCATTCTACTTGCTTCTTCTGTCATTACGTTATTTACAACAGCACTTCAGTATTACATTGAATATAAGAGAGATTTAGCTTACTTGAATCAAACCTTGACTCATATTGGAGGTTCAAATTCTACGTCCTTGTCGAGATCTTTATGGAACTTAGATGATTTACAGATTCAAGTACAGCTGGACTCCATTTTAAAACTTCGAGATATTGTAGGAGTTGCTATTTATGATGAAGATGGACAGATCTATTATCAAAATACTGAAGCAGAATATAAAATGCTTGATAAATTCTCTGCAAAGTTCCCTCTCTTTTTAAAAGAGAATAAATATTCTCATCAACTTGGAGAGCTTGTTATTTGGGCGACAAAAGCTCATATTAATGAAAATTTAATCTCGAAGCTAATTAACTTCTTTCTGGCCCAATTTGTTAAGACTCTAATGGTGATTTTAGCGATGCTCTATCTCTTTAGAATTTTGGTGACAAAGCATCTCGATTATATTGTTAATTTCTTAAAGAAGGCAGATCTTAACTCACTAAATATTGAGAGGCTTTCCTTAAAGAAGGGAAGTCCAGATATTGATGAATTAGATTATGTGAAAGACTCAATTAATAATATGTTAGAGAGAGTTGAGAGAGCAAACTTTGAAACAAATGAGAAAATTCAAAGACAAGAACGTGAGATTCAGCTTCAAAAATCCGCTTCAATAAATTCTGCTAGACTTGCCAGTCTAGGGGAGATGGCCGCAAATATTGCTCATGAAATTAATAATCCACTTACAGTTCTATCATTTAGTGGAAAGAAAATCCTTCACCTCTTACGTGATGATGAATTAGACCGAGATCGATTGAAGCACTTTGGGAGTATGATAAATAGGACTGTTGAGAGAATGACTAAGACGATTACTTCTTTGAAGAGGTTATCAAGAGATACTGCTGGAGAGAAGTTTGAGACTGTTGTAATTTATGATTTAATTGAAAGACTACTTGATCTTTGTCAAATGTCTCTCAATGAAAAGGGAATAGATATTACTACAGAGTTTATAGGTTTTGATTTTTCGACTGAGATTCAATGTCAGGAAGTTAAGATCACTCAGGTTATAATAAATCTTTTAAATAATGCTCGCGACGAAATAAAGGGAATGGACAAGCCTTGGATTAAGTTAATTGTAGTGAAAGGTGATGATTTAATAAGCTTTTCTGTCGTAGACTGTGGGGGAGGGATTCCTGGAGAAATTCAAGAGAAAATGTTCGAACCTTTTTTTACGACGAAGGATATTGGTGAGGGAACAGGACTTGGATTAAGTATTTCTTCTTCAACAGCTAAAGAACATAATGGAAGACTTTTTATAGATAACTCAAAAGAAAATACAACAATCACTCTTGAGTTTCCAACAAATCTCTAG
- a CDS encoding flagellin: protein MGLRIATNTTSLSAQRTLGVNNGEQAKTLNKLSSGTRIVRSADDAAGLAISEKMKAQIKSTNQAERNANDGISMIQTAEGGLSEIGNILVRMRELSVQSASDTVGDAERKFTDLEYQNLKQEMERISQVTEFNGKKLLNGAGDKYDFQIGINNDEFQDRISFDTQVLNSSISNMGVDGLSVSSKDDAQTGLESLDTAIQMVSGQRAELGAKQNRLSSTINNLQISSENLNAANSRIRDTDFAAETAKNTKLNILTNAGTSVLAQSNSQGQAALKLIG from the coding sequence ATGGGTTTGCGTATTGCAACTAACACAACTTCACTATCAGCTCAAAGAACTTTGGGTGTTAACAATGGTGAACAGGCCAAGACTTTAAACAAATTATCTTCTGGAACAAGAATTGTAAGATCAGCTGATGATGCTGCAGGTTTAGCGATCTCTGAAAAGATGAAAGCTCAAATCAAGTCTACAAATCAAGCAGAAAGAAACGCTAACGATGGTATCTCAATGATCCAAACTGCAGAAGGCGGTTTATCAGAGATTGGTAACATCCTAGTAAGAATGAGAGAACTTTCAGTTCAATCAGCATCGGACACAGTTGGTGATGCGGAGAGAAAGTTTACTGATTTAGAATATCAAAATTTAAAGCAAGAAATGGAACGTATTTCTCAAGTAACTGAATTTAACGGTAAGAAGCTATTAAATGGTGCTGGAGATAAGTATGACTTCCAAATCGGTATTAACAACGATGAATTCCAGGATAGAATTTCATTTGATACACAAGTACTGAACTCTTCAATCTCAAATATGGGAGTAGACGGGTTATCAGTATCTTCTAAAGATGATGCTCAGACAGGGCTTGAGTCATTAGATACAGCGATTCAAATGGTTTCTGGACAAAGAGCGGAGCTAGGTGCGAAGCAGAACAGACTAAGTTCTACTATCAATAACCTACAAATTAGTTCTGAGAACTTAAATGCTGCAAACTCTCGAATTAGAGACACTGACTTTGCTGCAGAGACTGCTAAGAATACTAAACTTAATATTCTTACAAATGCTGGTACTTCGGTTCTTGCACAGTCTAACTCTCAAGGACAAGCAGCTCTTAAGCTTATCGGTTAA
- a CDS encoding HD domain-containing phosphohydrolase, with protein sequence MAITDNYFFIELEDLSEKKIFPYHLFVFNPANESVSPFLKANSPLVGDKLDFLEFILSKGGRLAVDRKQKKTFLSTHSLIEEEFKGLQETIHYLDEKRAEKIQELEKQTSILGEMKFKEELLSSITDDDYMSMIERVRLETDTFSARVSHTVSLASYLCEKLLVEDNFVNRVVAVSYYLAKNCDMKDEQTLGDLICAAFFSHIGMTQLDYNLGHKAHLEYNKSELKEYKKHPNLSHHLLNKSEVELSNRCMNIIFQHHERNDGSGFPMYKKGEHIDQLSLILGAVSHIFEYSEGKVTGTKTNMTTVIRNLKNKSFTAGLEFEFGDKIYESLVNIINTETEEAA encoded by the coding sequence ATGGCCATTACAGATAATTACTTCTTTATCGAATTAGAAGATCTTTCTGAAAAGAAGATTTTTCCTTATCACCTCTTTGTCTTTAATCCTGCCAATGAATCTGTCAGTCCTTTCTTAAAAGCAAATTCTCCTCTCGTTGGTGATAAGCTTGATTTTCTTGAGTTTATATTAAGTAAAGGTGGTCGCTTAGCAGTCGATAGGAAGCAAAAGAAAACTTTTTTAAGTACTCATTCTTTAATTGAAGAAGAATTTAAGGGCCTTCAAGAAACTATTCATTACTTGGATGAAAAGAGGGCTGAAAAAATTCAAGAACTAGAGAAACAGACTAGTATTCTGGGAGAGATGAAGTTTAAAGAAGAGCTTCTAAGCTCAATCACTGATGATGACTATATGTCTATGATTGAAAGAGTAAGGCTAGAGACTGATACTTTTAGTGCACGAGTCTCCCACACAGTAAGCTTAGCCAGCTACTTATGTGAAAAACTCTTAGTTGAAGATAATTTTGTGAATAGAGTTGTTGCAGTCTCTTACTACTTAGCAAAGAACTGCGATATGAAAGACGAGCAGACGCTAGGAGATTTAATTTGTGCTGCATTCTTTAGTCATATTGGAATGACTCAACTAGATTATAACCTAGGTCATAAAGCACATTTAGAATATAATAAGAGTGAGTTAAAAGAATATAAGAAACACCCTAATCTCTCTCACCACTTACTAAATAAGAGCGAAGTTGAGCTTAGTAATAGATGCATGAATATTATATTCCAGCATCATGAAAGAAATGATGGTTCTGGCTTTCCAATGTATAAGAAAGGGGAACATATTGATCAACTTTCATTAATACTTGGTGCAGTATCTCATATATTTGAATACTCAGAAGGAAAAGTGACTGGAACAAAGACGAATATGACAACAGTTATAAGAAATTTAAAAAATAAATCTTTCACTGCTGGACTAGAGTTCGAGTTTGGAGATAAAATATACGAAAGCTTAGTAAATATAATTAACACAGAGACAGAAGAAGCTGCTTAG
- a CDS encoding response regulator has translation MALKSDMKILVIDDMATMRKIIKNMLKQIGFTNITEADDGATAWPMIQEALNSTAPYEFIVSDWNMPQMSGLDLLKKVRETEELKKLPFLMITAEAEQGNVVIAVKAGVSNFIVKPFSAAVLKEKIEKIF, from the coding sequence ATGGCCCTTAAAAGTGATATGAAAATTCTTGTCATTGACGACATGGCAACGATGAGAAAAATTATCAAGAACATGCTAAAACAAATTGGTTTTACCAATATAACTGAAGCAGATGATGGTGCTACAGCATGGCCAATGATTCAAGAGGCGCTTAATAGTACTGCTCCTTATGAATTTATCGTCTCAGATTGGAATATGCCTCAAATGAGTGGTCTCGACCTTCTAAAGAAAGTAAGAGAAACAGAAGAGCTTAAGAAGCTACCATTTCTTATGATTACAGCAGAAGCTGAGCAAGGGAATGTTGTTATCGCAGTAAAGGCCGGAGTTAGTAACTTCATTGTTAAGCCCTTCTCTGCTGCAGTCTTAAAAGAGAAAATAGAAAAGATTTTTTAA
- a CDS encoding Hpt domain-containing protein has translation MSLLNDPSMKEVVDEFCNESMELFNELEEILEEFEDDPTQTDKLEKFGQIIDRVMGSAKTIGADEIATFCELGKVIGYKSSQVKDTALLEVVCAIMFDSLELLKKMIKQIEEGNSSSFEQVSSVTFVTRLKWLKEKFNDIERSSCAADPEGNLTQTSIDDLMSSLGL, from the coding sequence ATGAGCTTATTAAATGATCCATCAATGAAAGAAGTTGTAGATGAATTCTGTAATGAATCAATGGAACTCTTTAATGAATTAGAAGAAATTCTTGAAGAGTTTGAAGATGATCCTACACAGACAGATAAGCTTGAAAAGTTTGGACAAATAATTGATAGAGTCATGGGATCTGCTAAAACGATTGGAGCCGATGAAATTGCGACTTTCTGCGAACTAGGAAAGGTCATTGGTTATAAATCAAGCCAAGTTAAGGATACTGCCCTACTTGAAGTTGTTTGCGCCATTATGTTTGACTCGTTAGAGCTTTTAAAGAAAATGATTAAACAAATTGAAGAAGGTAACTCTTCTTCTTTTGAACAAGTAAGTTCCGTCACATTTGTAACTAGACTAAAATGGCTTAAAGAAAAATTTAACGATATTGAACGTTCCTCTTGTGCTGCTGATCCAGAGGGCAATCTCACTCAGACATCTATTGATGATCTAATGAGTAGTCTCGGATTATAA
- a CDS encoding chemotaxis protein CheX translates to MTKQSNFLTFSKPFIDAAKNVFETMVFTKLDPQKPTIKTDSLSKGDISAVLGLNGEVEIDGETKPYRAMLVISWPYDTYFKVASAMLMDTFIEYNDEIADVGGEICNMIMGNAKRDLATQGYTSNMAIPSMIEGANHKIKYPAGTTVILIPIKSAHGDMFIELCYSQAD, encoded by the coding sequence ATGACAAAGCAAAGTAATTTTTTAACATTCTCAAAACCTTTCATAGATGCTGCTAAGAATGTTTTTGAAACAATGGTTTTTACAAAATTAGATCCACAAAAGCCTACTATTAAGACAGACTCTCTTTCTAAAGGTGATATCTCTGCAGTACTAGGTCTAAATGGCGAAGTTGAAATAGATGGCGAAACAAAGCCTTACCGAGCGATGTTAGTTATCTCATGGCCCTATGATACCTACTTCAAAGTAGCGAGTGCCATGCTTATGGATACTTTTATTGAATATAATGATGAAATCGCTGATGTTGGTGGAGAAATCTGTAATATGATAATGGGAAATGCTAAGAGAGACTTAGCGACTCAAGGTTATACTTCTAATATGGCCATTCCTTCGATGATCGAAGGAGCAAACCATAAGATTAAGTATCCTGCAGGAACTACAGTTATACTCATTCCAATAAAATCAGCTCACGGCGATATGTTTATTGAGCTATGCTACTCTCAAGCGGATTAA